GGGCGATGGCCGGCCGGGCCTTGTGGAAGGACAGCCTCTCGCACGACGAACTCACCCGTCGCCGGCTCCTCACCGAGCGCGCCCTTCCGCGCCTTCGCGAACTGGCCGGCGTCATCGGATGATCGGCTAGTCGCTGCGACTCCCGCCGGAAAGGCAGGCGGGAGTCGCGCCTGTGCGGGCTCCGGTACGGTAGTCGACAGGACGGCGTTCCCGATCCGGAGGTGGAATCCATTGGTGACGATGCGCGATGTCGCAGCTCATGCGGGCGTGAGCGCGAAAACGGTATCGCGGGTGTTCAACGGCGACGCCCATGTGCTGCCGGAGACGCGAGCGCTCGTGGAGAAGGTCATGAAGGATCTCAACTACGTGCCCAACGTGCTCGCGACCAATTTCCGCGCCGGCCGTAGTCTCGTTCTCGGGGTCGCGGTCCCGGATGTCGTCGATCCGTACTTCGCGCTCATCATCCGATCGGTCGACCGGGTCGCGCGCGAGCACGGTATGTCCACCGTGGTGACGAGCCTCGGGGAGGACCCGGACGAGGAACGTGCAACGATCGAGACACTCCTGAGCCGACAGCTCTCCGGGCTGGTCATCGCCCCTGTCGGCACCGATCATTCATGGCTTGCGCGCTGGCAGCAACACACCAGCATCGTGTTCGTCGACCGCACTCCCATCGGGATCAACGCGGACTCGTTCACCGACGATGACGAGGAAGGCGCCTACGTCGCGACGCGACACCTCCTCGAACACGGCCATACGAGGATTGCCTACATCGGCGACATGATCCACTTGTCCACCGAACGGCAGCGGCTGCAGGGGTGG
The window above is part of the Pseudactinotalea sp. HY158 genome. Proteins encoded here:
- a CDS encoding LacI family DNA-binding transcriptional regulator codes for the protein MRDVAAHAGVSAKTVSRVFNGDAHVLPETRALVEKVMKDLNYVPNVLATNFRAGRSLVLGVAVPDVVDPYFALIIRSVDRVAREHGMSTVVTSLGEDPDEERATIETLLSRQLSGLVIAPVGTDHSWLARWQQHTSIVFVDRTPIGINADSFTDDDEEGAYVATRHLLEHGHTRIAYIGDMIHLSTERQRLQGWRRAHDEALGGTDDDLVAVHVSDQSRTNATLSRLISLPDPPTAIFSSNARSSMMLVRAMRSAPIPMVGFGDFPMADLLDPPLSVIDQDPAQLGRLAAERIMLRLEFPGRRVKKSNVLAVSLIERSSCMAVEAPRTRAMGDVPSSAAVAAIDR